aaaaggctgtgagaaagtttgttatAAGtatgtaaacatcagaaggcttagagaatcttaaaaaaacagggtGACAGGTGACATCACAAGAGGATAGAAATGATGTTCCCCACAATGAGGGATAGATGTGAAAGAGCCTTGGCTCACccctccctccgtccctccgtccctccgtccctccgtccctttctccctctgtccctccgtccctctctccctccatccctccatccctctgtccctccatccctccgttcctccatccctccatccctccatccctccatccctccgtccctccgtccctccgtccctccatccctccgtccctccgtccctccgtccctccctcctccatccctccatccctccatccctccatccctccatccctccgtccctccatccctccgtccctccatccctccgtccctccatccctccatccctccgtccctccatccctccatccctccgtccctccatccctccgtccctccatccctccatccctccgtCCCTCGTAGCATCCTGCGCTGCCGAGAACATCACCGTGGTGGCCGTGGAGGGCGACACCATTTCCGTCAACTGCTCGTACGACGCGCGGCAGTGGTGGCGGCAGAAGAGCTGGTGCCGGCAGCTGGGGCAGCGGCGCTGCCAGCCCGTGGCGAGCGCCCCGCCCGCCTGGCTGCCCGTGCCCAGACCCAGCAGGGGCAGCACCTCCATCAGGGACGACGCCCGCGCCGGGCTCCTCACCGTCACCATCAGGGGCCTGCGCCGGGAGGACGCGGGGCTCTACCAGTGCCAGACAGAGTTCCTGGGCCACACACGGAGCCTCAGGAGGGTGCAGGTGGAAGTGCTGGCAGGTATGTCCAAGTTTGGAGGCTTCCTCATGGAATTTCATGGGTTCCTCAAGGAATTTCACGTGTCCCTACTGGAATTTCATGGGTTCGTATTGGAATTTCACAGGTTCGTATTGGAATTTCAGGGGTTCCTCAAGGAATTTCACGTGTCCCTACTGGAATTTCATGGGTTCCTGTGGGAATTTCACGGGTTCCTCAAGGAATTTCACATGTCCCTACTGGAATTTCATGGGTTCCTGTGGGAATTTCACAGGTTCCTCAAGGAATTTCACATGTCCCTACTGGAATTTCATGGGTTCCTGTGGGAATTTCATGGGTTCCTCAAGGAATTTCGCATGTCCCTACTGGAATTTTATGCGTTTCTATTGGAATTTCATGGGTTCCTACTAGAATCTCATGTGTCCCTACTGGAATTTCACAGGTTCCTACTGGAATTTCATGGGTTTGTATTGAAATTTAATGGGTTCCTGTTGGAATTTCAGAGGTTCCTACTGGAATTTCACATGTTCCTACTGAAATTTCAGGGGTTCCTATTGGAATTTCATGGGTTCCTACTAGAATCTCATGTGTCCCTACTGGAATTTCACGGGTTCCTACTGGAATTTCACAGGTTCCTATTGGAATTTCATGGGTGTCTGCAGCTGCCAAGGGCCCACTTGAGTCAACATCTACTTTTGTCTCGCTCTAAGGAGGTTCTGTGTTTCATTGCTTCTCtttattcctgattttcagCAGTGTAACCTCACCGTTAGAGAGTATCTGACACGTCCCCTCCTTattgctcccagtgcccctgggctccctgcccagctgaacATCACCCAGAAACATCTGCAGACTAAACTCTTGTGTTTCCATCAGCAGCTGACCTGGTGACCCACGTgccagaggagcccagagctgtgcagagcatcTCCAGGTGAGCCCACAACTCCTCGTGCTGAGATCTCTCGTCTTCCTAGGACTAAGCCAGCACCACGAGAGATTTTTTACAAGGTTGAGCCCATCCCCTTCATGGTTGTTATTCTGGTTCCCCACAGGACCCCTCCTGACGTGGATTTCACTGTTTTCTACATCCTGGCTGGATTCCTGGTGGCCAAGTTCATGGTGGCCGTGCTGGTCGGTGCTGTCGCCCACAGCAGGAAGAACAGCAAGAGAGGGCAGAACCCAGAGCtgggtgagcagcaggagctcccacTCCCTGCTGACCTTGGACATGATGGGATCGGCCTCTCCTGGGAGAGCTCTGCGTGAGCCAAGCCAAAGGGAATCCAGGGAAAAGGCAAATCCATGGAAAAGGCCGCCTGCCATAAGAAAAGGACCACTACTAAACACAGGTCTGGAAGAACCTGTCACTCTGGAGAGGTTCCCATCTTCTTCATCACCTCTTCCCCTTGGTGTGTCATCCCCAGGCAGTTATTGCAGACCTCATTCCCAGGACCATTCCCTCACAGTCTGAACTGACACCCATCAGCTTCCTGTCACCTCAGGTGGCAGATTCTGTCTTTCCAAGGTGAGGAAGAGCAGCTCCCAAAAGCTCCTTTGGGCAGTGGGGATGCTTGGAGAAAATCCCTGTGGAAATGTGTGAGGAACTGCAGGACacaccaggacagggatggggtctCCTTGCATCCCTGAGCCAGCTTCTCCTCTCTGAAGGGACTTTGTGAACACAGGCTCCAAACCCATGGGCACTCACgtttctttttccctgcaaaaCTGAATAAAATCCAGCTGATTCTCTGGCTTGGTGTGGattcctgcaggacagcaggtGACAGttgtgtcccagagcagaggtgaTGCTTGGGACACCCCGGGGTGTTCAGAACATCCAGGAACActcagagcctgcaggacaggctggaacatccagagccagcaggagcagcagctcagagcccaaCCTCTCATTGCCCACAGAAGCAATAACTgaaatttgcttattttaattaCACTTTGGGTTCTCATTTTTAGAGTAGTTCTGTGTTTTGTCCAGAAATTGAAATTCATGGTGGGACATCTGGCAACTTTTGACCTTCCAAGGTCTTTCCCTCCCACCACTGTGAGGTTCTCAGTCTTAAATCAGCAacttttggggaagaaattctgtgtttgttGCTGTCTTCTGGTCTGAACAGTGACTTGCTGTATGATTGCATCCACAGAGAAGAATTTgccatctgaaataaaaatatctccaaggaaataaaaagaaataatgaataaCTTACTGATTACCATCAAAAACGATTAATGTAATTTGGTAGGATTGTATTAATCAAAACCAAATGGGTTTGGGGCAGAAACATTTCTGGGGCTGGTtctgtccttcccttcccctgttCCCTCTGTGCTGACGTTGGCTCTGTGACCTGTGGggattgttttttcctctcttccccctcAATGAATCACAACTCGAGGTTCATCAAGAACTTTTGGGgctgtttgcaaaaaaaaacaaaaaaaggaactCCCTGTCCCTCAGTGCTCCCATCCTGTGAGAGCCAGCAGGAAACTCCAGCCCTGTGTTTGGTGCAAAATTCTGTCCCAAATTCAAGGCAACTCCGATCAAAGCCCCATTAAAGCTCACATTCCCTTTTACCACACATCccctctgctcttccccagtTTCATGAGGCAAGGAGGAAACATTTGCAGCTGTAGATGAACCGAGGCTGATGTCCAGAAGCCAAAACCACTTCAGTTAAAACCACCCAGCTCGGTTTGTACCCAGCTGCTGAGGGTGGGGATGgagtgagagaaaagaaagaccTGGATGCAGAATTCTGGAAAATAACTGCACTTTTCTAACAGCACAGGTGGGCAAACCCAGAGGAAAGCTGTGGTGCATTTGCTTTTCCAAATTactctgttttttaaatagcagGGAGCTATAAACCCAAATACAGGAAACTGCTCGtgtctggcagcagctgatACAGCACCACAGCCAGGCCAAGTGACCTCCTTCCTCTGGGCCTAAATATTCACCAAAAAAAGTATCAATTACTGCCCATTCTGATGAGATTCAGCAAAGTGGtaaaaaatctgctttattttaaaccTATGAGATTTTTCCTGGGCTTCAGAGAGACAAGTAATGCATTTCGACATGTTCTAATAAACAAGGAGAttcttggaaaatatttgtctaCTTTATAGTATCAATTGTCATCAGTTTGAGCTCCTGGGGTGGAATTTACACTCCAATTTAgtgatttgttttccaaagaaataacTCTGTATTTCCCTGTTTGTTGTTGATTAACACACACCTGTCCTCCAGGATAAATCCAGCTTGACTTTATTACAAATTACACCCCTGTTGATCCGACTGCAGAATGCTGTGATCGTGGTGATACGAGCAAACATCCCTCAGGGATTATggagaaatccccaaattcagctGACTGAGATTTTCCTCTTAATTCCGTGAGCTACAGACCGAGGATGCTGAACAGGGCACAAAATTGGGTTTGATTTTTGGATATCAAGATTGCAGGAAGATTCCAGCCTGGGTAGTGggtggcaggggagggaagaaggtGGGAAGGCAGGGAATACATCATGGATTGGATAAACTCTGCTCTCTGAGCGATTCTGCAGTTCTGAAGGTGAGGGTGAGAGAGAAAAGTAAACTCTTGGTGACTGCTTTGATGTGGCTACACAATACCAAGTTTTTTAACCATTGTATCtgagattattttattattctactGCAAATTGTCTGAAGAAAAAAGCTAGAAAATTACATCATAATAGCTAAAAAAACTGATTTCTGACTTCCTAAACAGGCTTGCATGATTGTTCTCCTCATTTCCTGCCCAGCTTCCCATTCTCTGAGCTTACATGCTgtcatttccttctttttttttgtttgtttgcattagggttttttttttttgtgtgtgtgtgatcaTCACTGTGTTGACCAATTCTGGAAGGAATTCACaactgccagctctgtgctctggggggTTTTGAGATGGTGAAATGTTGGTGTGGAGTTTGTGCTGCCCTCCCACGGCCCAACACAAAATTCCCAACAAAGAGCAAAAGCTTCTCAGTTTATAAATTTTATTAGCTGGAGAGTGTACACAGTACTTACAATTGCATCTATTAAAGACCAAAATACACTTGAAAAAATGCatcatataaaaaaaattaaaaactttgaACTATGTACAAACTTTGCCTGACATTATGTTAAGCTCAGGACCCTCCCACGCCCCTTcacaaagaaaagtttatttttttccctcttttttaacATGCATTTAGCATCACTTGAGGACCATTTTCTTCCAAATCCTGATCTTTACACTCCTATAAATCTGGGTTTTGATGCTTCACTGCTC
The sequence above is a segment of the Camarhynchus parvulus chromosome 26, STF_HiC, whole genome shotgun sequence genome. Coding sequences within it:
- the LOC115913724 gene encoding LOW QUALITY PROTEIN: triggering receptor expressed on myeloid cells 2-like (The sequence of the model RefSeq protein was modified relative to this genomic sequence to represent the inferred CDS: inserted 1 base in 1 codon), which gives rise to MCRMKKMPSSCAPSFRHXEAQGERSCPWAEPARCSLLPAPLLLLSCSSPAPSPLSPMEKLLNLTLVLLSASCAAENITVVAVEGDTISVNCSYDARQWWRQKSWCRQLGQRRCQPVASAPPAWLPVPRPSRGSTSIRDDARAGLLTVTIRGLRREDAGLYQCQTEFLGHTRSLRRVQVEVLAAADLVTHVPEEPRAVQSISRTPPDVDFTVFYILAGFLVAKFMVAVLVGAVAHSRKNSKRGQNPELGEQQELPLPADLGHDGIGLSWESSA